The following proteins are encoded in a genomic region of Glycine soja cultivar W05 chromosome 17, ASM419377v2, whole genome shotgun sequence:
- the LOC114392506 gene encoding WRKY transcription factor 6-like — protein sequence MFPALGFPVNLSPSDPNHRTVLAEVDFLSARNNSSPHTNDHGTPPKSYPHVNTGLQLLTANAGSDQSTVDDGASSEAEDKRAKMTELARLKEDLRNMNAENQKLKEMLSHVSSNYANLQMHLAAVLQQQQNQRTESTEQEVVQGKLAEERKHGVGGGTVPRQFLSLVPSEIDDQVSNSSSGERTRSTTPPSNKNDKDNKETDDKLNPSNPTTDPSTSPEAAMRKARVSVRARSEAPMISDGCQWRKYGQKMAKGNPCPRAYYRCTMAVGCPVRKQVQRCAEDRTILTTTYEGTHNHPLPPAAMAMASTTVAATSMLLSGSMSSADGKMNPNLLTGAILPCSNMATLSASAPFPTVTLDLTHNPNALQQYQLRPQTQTPFLPSPPQNFMSGPTTPQLPKLIAQVLYNQSKFSGLQLSQDVGPNNSQAPTPSLLQPSQQVSLTDTVSAITADPNFPAALTAAISSIIGGANPNNNNNSSNPNVINSATINQ from the exons ATGTTCCCTGCCTTAGGATTTCCGGTCAACCTTAGCCCCTCCGATCCCAACCATCGGACGGTCCTTGCTGAAGTTGACTTCCTCTCCGCTAGAAACAATTCATCACCTCACACTAACGATCATGGAACCCCTCCTAAGTCTTATCCCCATGTAAAT ACCGGTTTACAACTTCTCACCGCAAACGCTGGGAGTGACCAGTCGACGGTGGATGATGGGGCCTCGTCGGAGGCTGAAGATAAGCGTGCCAAGATGACTGAG CTGGCACGACTGAAAGAGGACCTTCGAAACATGAATGCAGAGAACCAAAAGCTGAAGGAGATGCTCAGCCATGTCAGCAGTAACTACGCGAACttgcaaatgcatcttgcagcAGTACTGCAACAGCAACAGAACCAACGCACTGAGAGCACGGAACAAGAG GTTGTTCAAGGAAAATTAGCTGAGGAGAGAAAGCATGGAGTTGGCGGAGGAACGGTGCCTAGACAATTCCTGAGTTTAGTTCCAAGTGAAATAGATGATCAAGTATCTAATTCTTCTTCCGGTGAAAGGACTCGATCAACCACACCTCCCAGCAATAAAAATGATAAGGATAACAAAGAGACTGATGACAAGTTGAACCCTTCCAACCCTACGACGGATCCATCCACTAGTCCAGAAGCCGCTATGAGAAAAGCTCGTGTCTCAGTCCGTGCCCGATCAGAAGCACCCATG ATCAGTGATGGGTGCCAATGGCGAAAATATGGACAAAAGATGGCTAAGGGAAACCCTTGTCCTCGAGCATACTACAGATGCACTATGGCAGTTGGCTGCCCAGTTCGCAAACAA gttCAACGTTGTGCGGAGGACAGAACAATTTTGACAACAACGTACGAAGGGACCCATAACCATCCACTGCCACCAGCTGCTATGGCCATGGCATCGACCACTGTAGCTGCTACTAGCATGTTGTTGTCTGGGTCAATGTCCAGTGCTGATGGAAAAATGAACCCCAATTTGCTAACTGGAGCTATTCTTCCATGCTCTAACATGGCAACACTTTCAGCTTCAGCACCATTCCCCACAGTGACATTGGACCTCACACACAACCCAAATGCGTTGCAGCAGTACCAATTAAGACCTCAAACTCAAACCCCATTCCTCCCGTCACCGCCTCAGAACTTTATGTCTGGACCCACAACACCACAACTGCCGAAACTGATTGCACAAGTGCTCTATAATCAATCCAAATTCTCAGGCCTTCAACTTTCTCAGGATGTGGGGCCTAATAATTCCCAAGCTCCAACACCGTCCTTGTTGCAGCCAAGCCAACAGGTCTCACTCACTGACACCGTCAGTGCCATCACCGCGGATCCAAACTTCCCCGCAGCGCTCACGGCCGCCATCTCCTCCATTATCGGTGGTGCTAatccaaacaacaacaacaacagtagCAATCCCAATGTCATAAATAGTGCTACAATTAATCAATAG